Below is a genomic region from Salvelinus fontinalis isolate EN_2023a chromosome 38, ASM2944872v1, whole genome shotgun sequence.
GGCCTTGGTTAGACTACTGATCTGACTATCAATCAGGCTTTATGGAGTCCTGGGTTAATCTACTGATCTGACTATCAATCAGGCTTTATGGAGTCCTGGGTTAATCTACTGATCTGACTATCAATCAGGCATTATGGAGTCCTGGGTTAGACTACTGATCTGACTATCAATCAGGCTTTATGGAGTCCTGGGTTAATCTACTGATCTGACTATCAATCAGGCATTATGGAGTCCTGGGTTAGACTACTGATCTGACTATCAATCAGGCATTATGGAGGCCTGGGTTAGACTACTGGTATGACTATCAATCAGGCATTATGGAGTCCTGGGTTAGACTACTGGTATGACTATCAATCAGGCATTATGGAGTCCTGGGTTATTCTACTGATCTGATACTATCAATCAGGCATTATGGAGTCCTGGGTTAGACTTCTGGTATGACTATCAATCAGGCATTATGGAGTCCTGGGTTAGACTACTGATCTGACTATCAATCAGGCTTTATGGAGTCCTGGGTTAGACTACTGGTATGACTATCAATCAGGCATTATGGAGTCCTGGGTTATTCTACTGATCTGATACTATCAATCAGGCATTATGGAGTCCTGGGTTAGACTACTGGTATGACTATCAATCAGGCATTATGGAGTGTTAGACTATGATGTGTTAAATCATTTTTAtctagaatttaaaaaaataattgtattttaacagcaacagttccaacctagacttgttttcaacaataattcctacagtaagatgtacagtaggactGAATTTGTCATCTTCATCTGTAtcacctccaactgctcttaaacgctagtaaaaccaaatgcatgcttttcaaccgttcgctgcctgcacccgcacgcccgactagcatcaccaccctggacggttccgacctagaatatgtggacatctataagtacctaggtgtctggctagactgcaaactctccttccagactcatatcaaacatctccaatccaaaatcaaatcaagaatcggctttctattccgcaacaaagcctccttcactcacgccgccaaacttaccctagtaaaactgactatcctaccgatcctcgacttcggcgatgtcatctacaaaatagcttccaacactctactcagcaaactggacgcagtttatcacagtgccattcgttttgttactaaagcaccttatacgacccaccactgcaacctgtatgccctagtcggctggccctcgctacatgttcgtcgtcagacccactggctccaggtcatctacaaggctatgctaggtaaagtgcagccttatctcagttcactggtcacgatggctacacccacccgcagcacgcgctccagcaggtgtatctcactgatcatccctaaagctaaaacctcatttggacgcctttccttccagttctctgctgcctgcgactggaacgaattgcaaaaatctctgaagttggagacttttatctccctcaacaactttaaaaatctgctatccgagcagctaaccgatcactgcagctgtacatagtccatctgtaaactacccacccaatttacctacctcaccccccatactgcttttatttatttacttttctgctcttttgcacaccaatatctcttcttgcacatgttcatctgatgatttatcactccagtgttaatctgctaaattgtaattattcgatttattgcctacctcatgccttttgcacacattgtatatagattctcttttttctaccatgttattgacttgtttattgtttactccatgtgtaactctgtgttgtctgttcacactgctatgctttatcttggccaggtcgcagttgcaaatgagaacttgttctcaactagcctacctggttaaataaaggtgaaataaaaaaaaaaaaaaaaaaaaaactgtgacTTAGGGCTCCACTATCAGTATCTAGCTAGCTTGCTTTGGGTAACGTTAGCTATTAGCTGAGTACGAGGGATTGTTGGAAAGAGAAACTTGCATCTACTTCTATGAGAAATCGTGCTCCCTTATTTCTGCTCATcatcacctgttataaaatgacaacaatgccttgctagcTGACTTACTCTTCCACTGTCGAAGTACTGTTTCCTGAAGCCTTCtccctgttctgaaagaactccctgggtttaccgtcatgctgtggatgtttggtcaggacgtgtcgCTTTAATTTGTTCGTTTTGAGAGAATCATTACTAAGCACTTCCCCGCACAAAACACATTGCGGGCGATCCTCGTTATTTCTCCAAGTTTGTACAAAACCAGAGTGAGAAACACATCGCTGTATTTGCGTTTCATGACgattgagctcagtcagaacttgtggTTAGTTTGAGTCCATTTGATGACAGTGGTGAGTGATGGAGAGTGGGAATGACAAGTCAGCGGCTGACAGCACATCATCTGCTGCTGAACAACAGAGCTGCAGTGTGCGGGTCGCGGAGTGATCTTCACGAAAACTGCAGAAAAAAGACCCGGTAAATGACGAAGCACACATCTTCCTCCCATTCGAGCAGCTGCCAAACAGAGCTGAGATACCGCTGCTAAATAGTGAGCGCAGTtgcacttggccaaatcaattccagtaattagttaaataattatacatttactcTGACACGTCGCGACCCACTATTAACAAGTCCGCGACGCACTTTGGGTCGCGACCCATACTTTAAGAAATGCTGGGTTAGACTACTGCTGACTTTCAATCCAGTTTATGGTGCTCTTCTTTTTGTCCAGTTtactgctgtcacgccctgaccatagtttgctttgtatgtttctatggtttgtttggtcagggtgtgatctgagtgggcattctatgttgtatgtctagtttgtctgtttctatgcgtttggcctgatatggttctcaatcagaggcaggtgttagtcgttgtctctgattgggaaccatatttaggtagcctgttttgtattgtgggtggtgggtgggtgattgttcctgttcctgttactgtgttcctgtgtttTTGTTCaggttacgggactgtttcgtcttcgttcattttgtcggtttattgtttttgttcgttgttaaagtattctattaaaatggataatcatcacgatgcattttggtcctcctctctttcacccgacgAGGAACGTTACAACTGCTTTGTTAACATTGTAGGTTTTGGCACCTATTTATATCAACATCAAAGAAAAGCCCTCACCTTAAGCAAAACAGCATAATATTATTGTCTGCCTCCTCACTGCAGAATGTGATGTTTTCCATAATCAAGGTAATAGCTCGACATAATTTACTGTACCCTGACTACTACATCAGGCTACGTAATGCTGTAaggatcagcaccatggacagggctACACAGGCAGGTAAAGTCACCTGGTGAGGGGACCTGTTGCTCCTAAACTCTTCAAATCTACTGAAATATCACTGGTTGAATCTTTAGTCTCAGTGCTAAAGCATTCTGAAAACGTTTATGATTctggagaaaaatatatatattgtaatgtcctgactagatcataaaggaacaattatCCAGATAGAGGGTTGAGTTTACAAATTTatggtttattaacccaacttcacacaggctactgtttggccgtagcccacgcattcccgtgattggcagatagcaggttgattggcatgtcggaccccgcgaacactgggtactaGTAAGTAccacacaaccacctactagcctaacacataacacacagctgtctgtgcgggtcgctacagtaTTTTAGTGAACCTTTTATTATTTTGTTCCTGGATACTGGTACTTCAGTTTGGCCCCTAACATGTCAAACAGATTAAATGAAATGATTGGTCAGGACAGGTCACAGTTAACCAACCTCTGTGTAAGTAAGGTATGCCCTAaggtgtctccctgtctgtcccccAGTCAGAACAATGATTCACTCTGAGCCCTGGGCCCTGGCTGGACGCTGGTTTCAATGAATGGTCACTGGTGTTGTGACCTCTAACCCTGCCTTCCCTCCTGCTTCCTGCTCCCCTATTGGTGCTCCTGGGGATTCTAGAGCCCAGAGAAGGTAATCCTCTTACTATGACACAAGATGgatattgtttattgtttaccaCCCCCACATCCTGGTAAATATTTCTTACAGACAGAGAGGCCTTTTATATAGGGGCACTGTCCTCCAAGAGTTTTCGTTCCAACCCTAGTCGTAACTAATCTGGTTCAgtttaggttagggttggaaTGAAGACCctcaggagggtagctctccaggaacagggttggagttagaacctacaggagggtagctctccaggaacagggttggagttaaaacctacaggagggcagctctccaggaacagggttggagttaaaacttataggagggtagctctccaggaacagggttggagttaaaacttacaggagggtaactctccaggaacagggttgaggAGCTCTGCTCTAGAGATAAGGATAACGATAGAGGAATATGCCCTCTTGTGGACAATGTAGTTACAGTCTTCTCAAGAGCGCTTCAACAACACTGATGCCCATGTAGAATTGGAGTTTCAACAACACTGAAGAATTGTGGCTATAGAGGACTATGATATTGTTGGACTCAAACGCATCTCTAGTTTCCAGAATAAGGGGCTAAAAGTAGTACTGCAGTAGCCTAGTTAACAGAAAGTATGGGCTAAGTCTCATATTAATACATAAATACATGGATTCCAGTTAAGGACACATTTAAATGCCCTTAAAGAAATAATATGTTGGTATACTCTCATCCAGGATCATTCTCATCCAGGATAATTACCTCGAAAACGGTTTAGGCAAATTAAAGGTTGGGTCAGCAGAGGGTTTCCAGTTGTATGTTtacaggtggtgtgtgtgtggtcaattGGATACGCGCCACTTGTGCGCATGAATGAGCCAGCGTATAATGATCATGTTTATCCAAACTAGAGGAATATAAGAATAACGTTTAGCTATTCATCGTTTGGCTCCATATCGTGTTACTGTTTTACTTTAGTGTTTATTTCATCTTGAATTACAACATGGTGCATGGCATACATTGAGTTAAAATCTAGATTGTTTGTGCGTAAAAACAAATATTGCATTCAACGCTTAACCTTATTTATGTTTTACCTAATAGTGTCATTAAACATAAGCATATTAAAGGAGATTCAAATCAAAGAAAATGTGATACTTTGATAAGCCTGTCCAATTTATATTCTAGGCCATACAATACCAATCCCGCCAttgacgacactattctgtatacttctggcccttcttttgacactgtgttaacaaccctccaggcgagcttcaatgccatacaactctccttccgtggcctccaactgctcttaaatacaagtaaaaccaaatgcatgctcttcaaccgatcgctgcctgctcctgcccgcctgtccaacatcactacttttgacggctctgacttagaatatgtggacaactacaaatacctaggtgtctggttagactgtaaactctccttccagacccacatcaaacatctccaatccaaagtcaaatctagaattggcttcctattccgcaacaaagcatcctttactcatgctgccaaacatacccttgtaaaactgaccatcctaccaatcctcgacttcggtgatgtcatttacaaaatagcctccaaaaccctactcaataaattggatgcagtctatcacagtgccatccgttttgtcaccaaagccccatatactacccaccactgcgacctgtacactctcgttggctggccctcgcttcatactcgtcgccaaactcactggttccaggtcatctacaagaccctgctaggtaaagtccccccttatctcagctcgctggtcaccatagcagcacctacccgtagcacgcgctccagcaggtatatctctctagtcacccccaaaaccaattcttcctttggacgcctctccttccagttctctgctgccaatgactggaacgaactacaaaaatctctgaaactggaaacacctatctccctcactagctttaagcaccagctgtcagagcagctcatagattactgcacctgtacataacccatctacaatttagcccaaacaactacctctttacctactgtatttatttattaatttattttgctcctttgcaccccattatttctgtctctactttgcactttcttccaatgcaaaccaaccattccagtgttttttttagtttttattttacttgctgtgttgtactcacttcgcctccatggcctttttatatttttatttttatttattttatctgtttgccttcacctcccttatctcacctcacttgctcacattgtatatagacttattattatttattttttcactgtattattgactatatgtttgtttttactccatgtgtaactatgtgttgttgtatgtgtcgaactgctttgctttatcttggccaggtcgcaattgtaaatgagaacgtgttctcaatttgcctacctggttaaataaaggttaaataaaataaaaataaaaattgatgAAGTACGCTTTCAGCTGTCTCCGACTTTGTTTTCAGAAGACCATGCAGCGAGAGGAGTTCCTCATAGTTCCTTGCTCGCGCCCACCCCTCTTTACACGTAATATACTTTATTGgccaatcctctctctctccaaatcttTACGCCATGCAGGCTATAAGAACTCCGTGACTTTCTCAAGTATCAGAAAACATATCTTGTCTCGGGATCCCATGTATGGATACTTTATTATTGGTGTCTTCAAAGGCGGTGAATCGAAGGCGCGACTGGAATTAACCGTTAACTTGATGCGAGGATCATTCGGACTGACTGTCGCTTGTCTGTCTACTAACTGAGGGGTGATGTCTGAGGAAATGACCGGGGAAGAGTCGAGCTCCCCAGGCTCTCCACTAGACAGTCTCAGCAACAGTGAGGGGGAACTGGATAGGCAACCGAAGAGATGTGGGAGGAAAAGGACATCAAGCAGGAAAAACGGGGAGGATTCAGATAGCCCTACCCCTGGGAAAAGAGGGAAAAAGTCAAGCAGCAGCAGTCCACATTCTTTCGAAGACCTACAGACGCAACGAGTCATGGCGAACGTGCGCGAGCGGCAGAGGACGCAGTCACTCAACGAAGCTTTCTCGTCTTTGCGGAAAATTATCCCCACTTTGCCTTCAGACAAACTGAGCAAAATACAAACCTTAAAACTTGCTGCCAGGTACATCGATTTCCTGTACCAAGTTCTGCAGAGCGATGAATTGGACTCCAAAATGGCAAGTTGTAGTTATGTGGCTCATGAGAGATTAAGCTATGCGTTTTCTGTATGGAGGATGGAGGGCGCTTGGTCCATGTCAGCATCTCACTAGCTCACGGCCGAAGAGCTGTAGTCCAAAATGGTATGCTCTGTTTTCCAACTCATTGTCTTACTTTTTAAGACCGTACTACATTGCAACCATTTCAGTTGATGTTCGTtgtacaaaaatgtctaaatacaAAAACAATCACTTTAGGCCTATGGGCCTACTACATTTGACTATAGCCTATTTGGGCTATTGTTTAGTTTTTTAACAGTATCAGCTTAAATAGTGTTCTACTTTAATAGACTATTGTACTTTCCTGGATCTGTGAGTCATACTGCAGCCACAAACAAGTCTAGGTTGCTGTGTTTTGTTGAACTTTTTCGTAGTCAGGCGTCAATAATTAATCGTCTTTTTATAAATGTTCTGATCTGCAGGTGACAGCTGATTCTGCTTATCAATATGACAACGGGGCAATTCTGGAGAATAATGCTGGAAACACACAACGCTGCGGTTTATGGGAGCAAACTTTGACAACCATTTAAAACCAAAGAGGACAGGGCGTGGGGAGAGCACTTTGCCTGGGAAAGGCCCGCTTTTGGACGACCTGGATCTGCATTCGAGTGCTAGGCTACTACACTGCTACATTCTGATATACGTTAGGTTTTTTTTATTGTTGACGACGAATGTTACTTGGAAATGTATGTTTTCATGCATGTCTTTGACTCTGTGGACCGTATTCTGTGGAGGTTAAAGGGCAGCATCGACGCATTTGTCTCAGTTTCCGTGTGAGACTTTCGATGTGGACTGACTGCGGTATTATAG
It encodes:
- the LOC129837892 gene encoding twist-related protein 2-like; translated protein: MSEEMTGEESSSPGSPLDSLSNSEGELDRQPKRCGRKRTSSRKNGEDSDSPTPGKRGKKSSSSSPHSFEDLQTQRVMANVRERQRTQSLNEAFSSLRKIIPTLPSDKLSKIQTLKLAARYIDFLYQVLQSDELDSKMASCSYVAHERLSYAFSVWRMEGAWSMSASH